Part of the Oncorhynchus gorbuscha isolate QuinsamMale2020 ecotype Even-year unplaced genomic scaffold, OgorEven_v1.0 Un_scaffold_7821, whole genome shotgun sequence genome is shown below.
taccatatggtgggattatagtagcccagaggacagttaccctatagtgggattatagtagcccagaggacagttaccatatggtgggattatagtggcccagaggacagttaccatatggtgggattatagtggcccagaggacagttaccctatagtgggattatagtggcccagaggacagttcaaatcaaatcaaatcaaatcaaatcaaattttatttgtcacatacacatggttagcagatgttaatgcgagtgtagcgaaatgcttgtgcttctagttccgacaatgcagtgataaccaacaagtaatctaactaacaattccaaaactactgtcttatacacagtgtaaggggataaggaacatgtacataaggatatatgaatgagtgatggtacagagcagcatacagtagatggtatcgagtacagtatatacatatgagatgagtatgtagacaaagtaaacaaagtggcatagttaaagtggctagtgatacatgtgttacataaggatgcagtcgatgttgtagagtacagtatatacatatgtatatgagatgaataatgtagggtaagtaacatcatataaggtagcattgtttaaagtggctagtgatatatttacatcatttcccatcaattcccattattaaaatggctggagttgggtcagtgtcaatgacagtgtgttggcagcagccactcaatgttagtggtggctatttaacagtctgatggccttgagatagaagctgtttttcagtctctcggtcccagctttgatgcacctgtactgacctcgccttctggatgatagcggggtgaacaggcagtggttcgggtggttgatgtccttgatgatctttatggccttcctgtaacaacgggtggtgtaggtgtcctggagggcaggtagtttgcccccggtgatgcgttgtgcagtcctcactaccctctggagagccttacggttgagggcggagcagttgccgtaccaggcggtgatacagcccgccaggatgctctcgattgtgcatctgtagaagtttgtgagtgcttttggtgacaagccgaatttcttcagcctcctgaggttgaataggcgctgctgcgcttcttcacgacgctgtcagtgtgagtggaccaattcagtttgtctgtgatgtgtatgccgaggaacttaaaactagctaccctctccactactgttccatcgatgtggatagggggtgttccctctgctgtttcctgaagtccacaatcatctccttagttttgttgacgttgagtgtgaggttattttcctgacaccacactccaagggccctcacctcctccctgtaggccgtctcgtcgttgttggtaatcaagcctaccactgttgtgtcgtccgcaaacttgatgattgagttggaggcgtgcgtggccacgcagtcgtgggtgaacagggagtacaggagagggctcagaacgcacccttgtggggccccgtgttgaggatcagcggggaggagatgttgttgcctaccctcaccacctgggggcggcccgtcaggaagtccagtacccagttgcacagggcggggtcgagacccagggtctcgagcttgatgacgagcttggagggtactatggtgttgaatgccgagctgtagtcgatgaacagcattctcacataggtattcctcttgtccaggtgggttagggcagtgtgcagtgtggttgagattgcatcgtctgtggacctatttgggcggtaagcaaattggagtgggtctagggtgtcaggtagggtggaggtgatatggtccttgactagtctctcaaagcacttcatgatgacggaagtgagtgctacgggcggtagtcgtttagctcagttaccttagctttcttgggaacaggaacaatggtggccctcttgaagcatgtgggaacagcagactggtatagggattgattgaatatgtccgtaaacacaccggccagctggtctgcgcatgctcggagggcgcggctggggatgccgtctgggcctgcagccttgcgagggttaacacgtttaaatgtcttaatcacctcggctgcagtgaaggagagactgcatgtttccgttgcaggccgtgtcagtggcactgtattgtcctcaaagcgggcaaaaaagttatttagtctgcctgggagcaagacatcctggtccgtgactgggctggatttcatcttgtagtccgtgattgactgtagaccctgccacatgcctcttgtgtctgagccattgaattgagattccactttgtctctgtactgacgcttagcttgtttgatagccttacggagggaatagctgcactgtttgtattcagtcatgttgccagacaccttgccctgaataaaagcagtggttcgcgctttcagtttcacgcgaatgctgccatcaatccacggtttctggttagggaatgtttttatcgttgctatgggaacgacatcttcgacgcacgttctaatgaactcgcacaccgaatcagcgtattcgtcaatagtTACCATATGGttggattatagtggcccagaggacagttaccatatggtgggattatagtggcccagaggacagttaccctatagtgggattatagtggcccagaggacagttaccctatagtgggattatagtggcccagaggacagttaccctatagtgggattatagtggcccagaggacagttaccatatagtgggattatagtggcccagaggacagttaccctatagttggattatagtggcccagaggacagttaccatatggtgggattagagtggcccagaggacagttaccatatagtgggattatagtggcccagaggacagttaccctatagtgggattatagtggcccagaggacagttaccctatagtgggattatagtggcccagaggacagttaccctatagtgggattatagtagcccagaggacagttaacctgtagtgggattatagtggcccagaggacagttaccctatagtgggattatagtggcccagaggacagttaccctataatgggattatagtggcccagaggacagttaccctatagtgggattatagtggcccagaggacagttaccctatagtgggattatagtagcccagaggacagttaacctgtagtgggattatagtggcccagaggacagttaccctatagtgggattatagtggcccagaggacagttaccctataatgggattatagtggcccagaggacagttaccctatagtgggattatagtggcccagaggacagttaccctatGGTGGGCTGCACGCGACGTAGCAAACATTGAACTGAACACACCGGGGTTCTGTTTTGTAGCGGGTGTTCTGCACTCGGAGCCAGAGGCACTGAGATTGGCCCAGGCCATCTCTGAGTCAGAGGGGGTGGAGCTGACGGGGGTATACGCCCACTGTGGGAACACCTATGGCTGCAGAGGGGCAGAGCAAATACATGCTGTTGCCCATGAAACAACCACCCTCGTACTGCAGTTCATGGAgaagtaagaacacacacacacacatacacaaagacacacacacacacacacacacacacacacacacaaagacacacaagtctctttctctctccagacTGAAGGATGTGGGAATCAGCTGTAAATCCAGTATAGGCTCCACCCCCTCCTGCAGCCAGCCAATCAGTGACATGGCCAAGCTCAACGAGGTGCATCCTGGGAACTACGTCTTCTtcggtcagtgtggtgtgtgaccTCAACAGATATATTGTAGTAGAAAGCAGTGTTGTTTTCTGATTGGCTGCTGTGCTTTCTGTAGACGTGCAGCAGTCTGTGATTGGTTCGTGCGGTCTGGAGGACGTGGCTGTCAGGGTTCTGAGCAGGGTTATAGGTCACTCTCCTCACAGAAACCAGCTGCTCCTCGACTGTGGCTGGTCTGCTCTCAGGTACAGAAGCTGTATTAAATACTGtcgttattactattatactactgtcatagtactgttattactattatactatgatactactgtcatagtactgttattactatgatactactgtcatagtactgttattactattatactactgtcatagtactgttattactattatactactgtcatagtactgttattactattata
Proteins encoded:
- the LOC124029826 gene encoding D-threo-3-hydroxyaspartate dehydratase-like, which produces MEGDHITTLSTPVMVVDVDIVKRNAEKMREHWTKLGVTLRPHMKTHKTLECGDIMTGGSRSCIVVSTLAEAGFYADHGYDDILYAYSVPFDKVERCAVLAERLSLFQVLLDHRDALEQLRKRPLTDGRVWHVWLKLDCDNGRAGVLHSEPEALRLAQAISESEGVELTGVYAHCGNTYGCRGAEQIHAVAHETTTLVLQFMEKLKDVGISCKSSIGSTPSCSQPISDMAKLNEVHPGNYVFFDVQQSVIGSCGLEDVAVRVLSRVIGHSPHRNQLLLDCGWSALRYRSCIKYCRYYYYTTV